In Portunus trituberculatus isolate SZX2019 chromosome 24, ASM1759143v1, whole genome shotgun sequence, a single genomic region encodes these proteins:
- the LOC123508077 gene encoding LOW QUALITY PROTEIN: integumentary mucin C.1-like (The sequence of the model RefSeq protein was modified relative to this genomic sequence to represent the inferred CDS: deleted 2 bases in 1 codon), protein TTFTTITTTTTTTTTTTTTTTTTTTTTTATTTTSTTSTTTTTITTTTTATTTTTTTATTTIPPPPPRSTTTTTTTTTTTTTTTTTTTTTTTTTTTTTTTTTTTTTTTTTTTHHHHCHTATTTTTTTTTTTTTTTTTTTTTTTTTTTTSTTT, encoded by the exons actacttttactactattactaccactactaccactaccactaccactaccactactactactactactaccactactact acagccaccaccaccactagcaccactagcaccaccaccaccaccattaccaccaccaccactgccaccaccaccaccaccaccaccgctaccaccact ataccaccaccaccaccacgctccacgaccaccacaacaaccaccaccaccaccaccaccaccaccaccaccaccaccaccaccaccaccaccaccaccaccaccaccaccaccaccaccaccaccaccaccaccaccaccaccaccaccacccaccaccaccactgccacactgccaccaccaccaccaccaccaccaccaccaccaccaccaccaccaccaccaccaccaccaccaccaccaccaccaccaccaccaccagcaccaccacc